One part of the Eucalyptus grandis isolate ANBG69807.140 chromosome 10, ASM1654582v1, whole genome shotgun sequence genome encodes these proteins:
- the LOC104422451 gene encoding 18.1 kDa class I heat shock protein: MSLIPSWFGGRRSSVLDPFSLDLWDPFKDFHFPSSSLSDSNFPQALRENTAFVNTRIDWKETPEAHVFKADLPGLKKEEVKVEIEDDRVLQISGERNVEKEDKNDTWHRVERSSGKFMRRFRLPENAKMDQVKASMENGVLTITVPKAEEKKPEVKAIEVSG, encoded by the coding sequence ATGTCGCTCATCCCAAGCTGGTTCGGCGGCCGTCGCAGCAGCGTCTTAGACCCTTTCTCTCTCGACCTCTGGGACCCCTTCAAGGACTTCCATTTcccttcctcctccctttcCGACTCTAATTTCCCTCAAGCTCTCCGGGAAAACACTGCCTTTGTCAATACGAGGATCGACTGGAAGGAGACCCCAGAAGCTCACGTGTTCAAGGCGGATCTCCCTGGGCTCAAGAAAGAGGAAGTCAAGGTGGAGATCGAAGACGATCGGGTGCTCCAGATAAGCGGCGAGAGGAACGTGGAGAAGGAGGACAAGAACGACACTTGGCACCGGGTGGAGAGGAGCAGCGGGAAGTTCATGAGGAGGTTCAGGTTGCCCGAGAATGCGAAGATGGATCAGGTGAAGGCCTCGATGGAGAACGGAGTGCTCACCATCACTGTCCCGAAGGCGGAGGAGAAGAAGCCTGAGGTCAAGGCCATCGAGGTCTCTGGTTGA
- the LOC104422452 gene encoding 18.1 kDa class I heat shock protein-like, with amino-acid sequence MSLIPSWFGGRRSNVFDPFSLDLWDPFKDFPFPSSSLSASNFPQTFGENTAFANTRIDWKETPEAHVFKADLPGLKKEEVKVEIEDDRVLQISGERNVEKEDKNDTWHRVERSSGKFMRRFRLPENAKMDRVKASMENGVLTVAVPKVEEKKPAVKAIDISG; translated from the coding sequence ATGTCGCTCATCCCAAGCTGGTTCGGCGGCAGGCGCAGCAACGTCTTCGACCCTTTCTCTCTCGACCTCTGGGACCCCTTCAAGGACTTCCCTTTCCCAtcctcctccctctccgccTCTAATTTCCCTCAGACCTTCGGGGAGAACACCGCTTTTGCCAACACAAGGATCGACTGGAAGGAGACCCCAGAAGCCCACGTGTTCAAGGCGGATCTCCCCGGGCTCAAGAAAGAGGAAGTCAAGGTGGAGATCGAAGACGATCGGGTGCTCCAGATAAGCGGCGAGAGGAATGTGGAGAAGGAAGACAAGAACGACACGTGGCACCGGGTGGAGAGAAGCAGCGGGAAGTTCATGAGGAGGTTTAGGCTGCCCGAGAATGCGAAGATGGATCGGGTGAAGGCCTCGATGGAGAACGGGGTGCTCACCGTCGCTGTTCCCaaggtggaggagaagaagcctGCGGTCAAGGCCATTGACATCTCTGGttaa
- the LOC104422453 gene encoding copper transporter 6, with amino-acid sequence MDGMGDGHTPGMNGTTVPPPHRHKMMMMHMTFFWGTQAEILFSGWPGTRTRMYALAIVFVFALCVLVEWLSHSRLFIPAKPGFAAGVLRSLVHALRMGLAYLAMLALMSFNGGVFLAAVSGHAVGFLAFASGAFGKPEEVYRPDAGKAAADLPLMSC; translated from the coding sequence ATGGACGGCATGGGCGACGGCCACACGCCCGGCATGAACGGGACCACGGTGCCACCGCCCCACCGCcacaagatgatgatgatgcacatgaccttcttctggggCACGCAGGCCGAGATCCTCTTCTCCGGCTGGCCGGGCACCCGGACCCGCATGTACGCCCTGGCCATCGTCTTCGTCTTCGCCCTCTGCGTCCTCGTCGAGTGGCTCTCCCACAGCCGCCTCTTCATCCCCGCCAAGCCCGGCTTCGCCGCCGGCGTCCTTCGTTCGCTGGTGCACGCGCTGCGCATGGGGCTCGCGTACCTGGCGATGCTCGCCCTCATGTCCTTCAACGGCGGCGTGTTCCTCGCTGCGGTCTCGGGGCACGCGGTGGGGTTCCTGGCGTTCGCGAGCGGGGCGTTCGGGAAGCCGGAGGAGGTGTACCGACCGGACGCGGGGAAGGCCGCCGCAGATCTACCTTTGATGAGCTGCTGA
- the LOC104422454 gene encoding copper transporter 1 isoform X2 codes for MDGMSNMEQKSYTHMTFFWGRNSEILFAGWPGTRTGMLIGEGLKSNRVVAGVLRTIMHAMRVGLAYLLMLAVMSFNVGVLIVAILGHGVGFFFFGSRAFQKTPPPGKASTDLPATNC; via the exons aTGGACGGGATGAGCAACATGGAGCAAAAGAGCTACACCCACATGACATTCTTCTGGGGTAGAAACTCCGAGATCCTCTTCGCCGGGTGGCCCGGCACGCGGACTGGCAT GCTCATCGGAGAAGGCTTGAAGTCTAACCGCGTCGTTGCCGGTGTCCTGCGGACCATCATGCATGCCATGCGCGTCGGGCTTGCTTATCTGCTGATGCTGGCCGTGATGTCCTTCAACGTAGGCGTGCTCATCGTCGCCATTCTCGGGCACGGCgtgggcttcttcttcttcggaagTAGGGCTTTTCAGAAGACGCCGCCTCCGGGAAAAGCATCCACCGATCTTCCCGCGACGAACTGTTGA
- the LOC104422454 gene encoding copper transporter 1 isoform X1, translating to MDGMSNMEQKSYTHMTFFWGRNSEILFAGWPGTRTGMYVLALVFVFTLALLVEWISHCRLIGEGLKSNRVVAGVLRTIMHAMRVGLAYLLMLAVMSFNVGVLIVAILGHGVGFFFFGSRAFQKTPPPGKASTDLPATNC from the coding sequence aTGGACGGGATGAGCAACATGGAGCAAAAGAGCTACACCCACATGACATTCTTCTGGGGTAGAAACTCCGAGATCCTCTTCGCCGGGTGGCCCGGCACGCGGACTGGCATGTACGTGCTGGCCTTGGTCTTCGTCTTCACGCTCGCGCTCCTTGTTGAATGGATCTCTCACTGCAGGCTCATCGGAGAAGGCTTGAAGTCTAACCGCGTCGTTGCCGGTGTCCTGCGGACCATCATGCATGCCATGCGCGTCGGGCTTGCTTATCTGCTGATGCTGGCCGTGATGTCCTTCAACGTAGGCGTGCTCATCGTCGCCATTCTCGGGCACGGCgtgggcttcttcttcttcggaagTAGGGCTTTTCAGAAGACGCCGCCTCCGGGAAAAGCATCCACCGATCTTCCCGCGACGAACTGTTGA